A genomic window from Syntrophus gentianae includes:
- a CDS encoding type II toxin-antitoxin system Phd/YefM family antitoxin: MKRLRINEDIRPMSEFRTGIASFLKQIHDTKRPLIITQHGKGVAVLLDAGEYEAMQEKIEMLQDIQTSLGQIEAGQAIEHEDARNRVMKRIGK, from the coding sequence ATGAAAAGGCTTAGAATCAACGAAGATATCCGCCCTATGTCGGAGTTCAGGACGGGCATTGCATCCTTTCTCAAACAGATACACGATACGAAGCGGCCGCTCATCATTACGCAGCACGGAAAAGGTGTGGCGGTTCTTCTAGATGCAGGCGAGTACGAAGCCATGCAAGAAAAGATTGAAATGCTTCAAGACATACAGACATCCTTAGGCCAGATAGAAGCAGGTCAGGCAATTGAGCATGAAGATGCCCGGAACCGTGTAATGAAACGGATCGGAAAATGA
- a CDS encoding beta-ketoacyl-[acyl-carrier-protein] synthase family protein has translation MNQERPVILGYDAVSPLGADLESSWQRALRGESGIGPLTRFPLRRNFPVRIAGQVEEIGEAAFSFLHPRDMAQWTSPIFRHALLVVHRALGKSGLEITQDIAPRVAITFSSAIGGLDAVLSADRLLQAENKLPHPFTNPNSCINMVGGKISILTGATGPITSTITACATGATSLIIGALFLQQGMADVVICGAVDFPLVEPIVAGFATMNGAYRPKSGEGEEPPQRASRPFSLHRRGFVVAEGAACIVLATKAFAKAHGLPWSLEMAGWSMTADAFHFVAPNPETVQRCVEESIRSAGLYPADIQVVNAHGTSTKVGDKVEADVLRRVFGQTLPPISANKSQLGHAMGASSAIETVLALEGMLRNTVLPTINYLPDPDIPLESIADKATSVPQEFLLKNAFGFGGCNSCIVFQRTA, from the coding sequence ATGAATCAGGAAAGGCCGGTTATTCTTGGGTATGACGCGGTTTCACCCCTGGGGGCGGATCTGGAATCCTCATGGCAGCGGGCGCTCCGGGGCGAAAGCGGCATCGGTCCCCTGACTCGCTTCCCCCTGCGCAGGAACTTTCCCGTTCGCATCGCCGGCCAGGTCGAAGAAATCGGCGAGGCGGCCTTTTCATTCCTTCATCCCCGCGACATGGCGCAATGGACGTCGCCGATTTTCCGCCATGCCCTCCTGGTCGTCCATCGGGCCCTGGGAAAAAGCGGCCTGGAAATAACTCAAGACATTGCGCCCCGGGTTGCGATCACCTTCAGCTCGGCCATCGGCGGGCTCGACGCCGTGCTTTCCGCGGATCGCCTTCTCCAGGCCGAAAACAAACTTCCCCATCCTTTCACCAATCCCAACTCCTGCATCAACATGGTCGGGGGAAAGATCTCCATACTGACCGGGGCAACGGGGCCGATAACGTCCACGATTACCGCCTGCGCCACGGGGGCGACTTCCCTGATCATCGGCGCCCTTTTCCTCCAGCAGGGCATGGCCGATGTGGTCATCTGCGGAGCGGTCGATTTTCCCCTGGTTGAGCCGATCGTGGCTGGTTTCGCCACGATGAACGGGGCGTATCGACCGAAGAGCGGGGAAGGGGAGGAGCCACCGCAGCGGGCCAGCCGTCCCTTTTCTCTCCATCGCCGGGGCTTTGTCGTTGCGGAAGGGGCCGCCTGCATTGTCCTCGCGACGAAGGCCTTTGCGAAGGCCCATGGATTGCCCTGGTCCCTGGAGATGGCCGGATGGAGCATGACGGCCGATGCCTTTCATTTCGTCGCGCCCAATCCGGAAACAGTGCAGCGGTGCGTCGAGGAAAGCATCCGATCCGCCGGTCTTTACCCGGCGGATATCCAGGTGGTCAATGCCCATGGGACATCGACCAAAGTGGGAGACAAGGTGGAGGCGGACGTCCTGCGCCGGGTCTTCGGACAAACCCTTCCCCCGATCTCGGCGAACAAATCCCAGCTAGGCCATGCCATGGGGGCCTCCAGCGCCATCGAAACCGTCCTGGCCCTGGAAGGAATGTTGCGAAATACCGTGCTGCCGACGATCAATTATCTGCCCGACCCCGACATCCCCCTGGAGTCGATTGCCGACAAGGCCACCTCCGTGCCCCAGGAATTTCTGCTGAAAAACGCCTTCGGCTTCGGCGGCTGCAATTCCTGCATCGTTTTCCAGCGAACCGCCTGA
- a CDS encoding type II toxin-antitoxin system RelE/ParE family toxin yields the protein MRILWSPLAVDRVAEIAEYIAADNPSAAENWVNTVFEKVEELKKFPEIGRVVPEIDIKSIRELIYGNYRIIYRVEKTRLSVLTVRHGKQILPVDEIMP from the coding sequence ATGAGGATACTTTGGTCACCTCTGGCGGTAGACAGAGTGGCGGAAATAGCAGAGTACATCGCAGCAGATAATCCCAGTGCAGCCGAGAACTGGGTCAATACGGTGTTTGAGAAAGTGGAAGAGCTGAAGAAGTTTCCCGAAATTGGCAGGGTCGTTCCCGAAATAGACATCAAGAGTATAAGGGAATTGATCTATGGTAACTACCGTATAATCTACCGCGTCGAAAAAACGAGGCTTTCTGTTCTTACTGTTCGTCATGGGAAGCAAATACTGCCTGTGGACGAGATAATGCCATAA